The following coding sequences lie in one Mycobacterium sp. Z3061 genomic window:
- a CDS encoding class I SAM-dependent methyltransferase: MTRSRRDRSLSFGSAAAAYERGRPTYPPDAIDWLLPGGARQVLDLGAGTGKLTTRLVERGLDVVAVDPVPEMLEVLTASLPDTRALLGTAEEIPLPDNSVDAVLVAQAWHWVDPARAIPEVARVLRPGGRLGLVWNTRDERLGWVRALGEIIGRDDDPLRDRATLPEPFGEVERHQVEWTNYLTPQALIDLVASRTYCINSPAEVRTKTLDKVRELLATHPALANSAGLALPYVTVCVRATLS; this comes from the coding sequence GTGACCCGCTCCAGGCGTGACCGCTCCCTGTCGTTCGGCTCGGCGGCGGCCGCCTACGAGCGGGGACGCCCGACCTATCCCCCGGATGCCATCGACTGGCTGCTGCCCGGTGGCGCACGCCAGGTGCTGGACCTGGGTGCCGGGACGGGCAAGCTCACCACCCGGCTCGTCGAGCGCGGGCTGGACGTGGTGGCCGTCGATCCGGTTCCCGAGATGCTGGAAGTGCTGACCGCCTCGCTGCCCGACACTCGCGCGCTGTTGGGCACGGCGGAAGAGATTCCGTTGCCGGACAACAGCGTTGACGCGGTGCTGGTGGCTCAGGCGTGGCACTGGGTGGACCCCGCCCGCGCGATTCCGGAGGTGGCCCGGGTGCTGCGGCCGGGCGGCCGGCTGGGTCTGGTGTGGAACACCCGGGACGAACGGCTGGGCTGGGTGCGCGCGCTGGGCGAGATCATCGGTCGTGACGACGACCCGCTGCGCGACCGTGCCACGCTGCCCGAGCCGTTCGGCGAGGTGGAACGCCACCAGGTGGAGTGGACGAATTACCTGACGCCGCAAGCACTTATCGATCTGGTCGCGTCGCGGACCTACTGCATCAACTCGCCGGCCGAGGTACGGACCAAGACCCTCGACAAGGTCCGCGAACTGCTGGCCACCCACCCGGCGCTGGCGAATTCCGCGGGGCTGGCGCTGCCGTACGTCACGGTGTGCGTGCGGGCCACCCTGTCCTGA
- a CDS encoding FAD-binding oxidoreductase: MRLMISRQAFLRGAAGALAGSALYGISPGIRGPRAWAEPTGAWSSLASSIGGKVLLPADGASFTTAKQVFNSNYNAATPAAVVVVTSPSDVAKAVAFAAANKLKIAPRGGGHSYTGASTANGAMVLDLRGLPGGVNVDSAAGTVTVPAATNLYAVQQALASAGRAIPTGSCPTVGTAGLTLGGGMGADSRHAGLACDALRSATVVLPSGETVTASAEDHPDLFWALRGGGGGNFGVTTSLTFSTFPVADSDVVRVDFAPAAGAQVLTGWQTWLAAADRNTWGLVDLSVTGTTGSAKGDCHVLATCPAGSGQAVAQAITNAVGAQPTATERKTMTHLDLVMYLAGGSATSSPRGFVAGSDVIGTMNSTAAQAIVAALGKWPPAGGRASVIVDTLSGAVGDVEPADSAFPWRRHAAVAQWYVENGSGQTSTASTWVATAHTTVQQVSAGGYVNYLEPNTPASRYFGANLARLASVRQQYDPNGLMYSGLSF; the protein is encoded by the coding sequence ATGCGGCTCATGATTTCTCGCCAGGCATTTCTTCGGGGGGCCGCCGGAGCGTTGGCGGGCTCGGCACTGTACGGAATTTCCCCTGGGATTCGAGGGCCGCGGGCCTGGGCGGAACCGACCGGTGCGTGGAGCAGCCTGGCCTCCTCAATCGGTGGCAAGGTATTGCTGCCCGCCGACGGAGCCTCTTTCACCACCGCCAAGCAGGTCTTCAACTCCAACTACAACGCCGCCACCCCGGCGGCGGTCGTGGTGGTGACCTCACCGTCGGATGTCGCGAAGGCGGTCGCGTTCGCGGCCGCCAATAAGCTCAAGATCGCCCCGCGCGGCGGCGGGCACTCCTACACCGGTGCCTCGACCGCCAACGGCGCCATGGTCCTGGACCTGCGCGGGCTGCCCGGCGGGGTGAACGTCGACAGCGCCGCCGGCACGGTCACGGTGCCCGCCGCGACAAACCTGTATGCGGTGCAGCAGGCGCTGGCGTCTGCCGGGCGGGCGATTCCCACCGGCAGTTGCCCCACCGTCGGGACCGCCGGGCTGACGCTGGGCGGTGGGATGGGTGCGGACTCCCGCCACGCCGGGTTGGCGTGCGACGCGTTGCGGTCGGCCACGGTGGTGTTGCCCAGCGGGGAAACCGTCACCGCGTCCGCCGAGGACCACCCCGACCTGTTCTGGGCATTGCGCGGCGGAGGCGGCGGCAACTTCGGGGTGACCACGTCTCTGACGTTCTCCACCTTCCCGGTCGCCGACTCCGACGTGGTGCGGGTCGACTTCGCCCCGGCCGCGGGCGCGCAGGTGCTCACCGGCTGGCAGACCTGGCTGGCGGCCGCCGACCGCAACACCTGGGGGCTGGTCGATCTGTCGGTCACGGGGACCACGGGCTCGGCAAAAGGAGATTGCCATGTGCTGGCCACCTGCCCCGCCGGCTCGGGCCAGGCCGTGGCTCAAGCGATCACGAACGCGGTGGGCGCGCAGCCCACCGCGACCGAGCGCAAGACGATGACGCATCTGGACCTGGTGATGTACCTGGCCGGCGGGAGCGCGACGAGCTCCCCGCGTGGCTTCGTGGCCGGGTCCGACGTGATTGGCACCATGAATTCGACTGCAGCACAAGCGATTGTCGCGGCACTCGGAAAGTGGCCGCCGGCCGGCGGACGGGCGTCGGTGATCGTCGACACGCTGAGCGGCGCGGTCGGCGACGTCGAGCCGGCCGACTCGGCCTTTCCATGGCGCCGGCACGCCGCCGTCGCGCAGTGGTACGTCGAGAACGGCAGCGGACAAACCTCGACCGCCAGCACCTGGGTGGCCACCGCGCACACGACGGTGCAGCAGGTTTCGGCCGGCGGGTACGTCAACTACCTGGAGCCCAATACACCGGCGTCACGGTACTTCGGTGCCAATCTGGCGCGGCTGGCCTCAGTGCGGCAACAGTATGACCCGAACGGGCTGATGTATTCGGGGCTTTCCTTCTGA
- a CDS encoding bifunctional methylenetetrahydrofolate dehydrogenase/methenyltetrahydrofolate cyclohydrolase, with protein MGAITLDGKATRDEIFVDLTKRVAALTAAGRTPGLGTILVGDDPGSQAYVRGKHADCAKVGITSIRRDLPADISTETLNETIDELNANPECTGYIVQLPLPKHLNENAALERVDPDKDADGLHPTNLGRLVLNMPAPLPCTPRGIVHLLRRYDVPIAGAHVVVIGRGVTVGRPLGLLLTRRSENATVTLCHTGTRDLPALTRQADIIVAGVGVPHMLTADMVRPGAAVVDVGVSRVDGKLTGDVHPDVWEVAGHISPNPGGVGPLTRAFLLTNVVELAERQ; from the coding sequence GTGGGCGCAATCACGCTGGACGGCAAGGCCACCCGTGACGAAATCTTCGTCGACCTGACCAAGCGAGTGGCGGCCCTGACGGCCGCGGGCCGCACCCCAGGCCTGGGCACCATCCTGGTCGGTGACGACCCAGGCTCGCAGGCCTACGTCCGCGGCAAGCACGCCGACTGCGCCAAGGTGGGCATCACCTCGATCCGCCGAGACCTGCCCGCCGACATCTCGACCGAAACGCTCAACGAGACCATCGACGAGCTCAATGCCAACCCCGAGTGCACCGGGTACATCGTCCAGTTGCCGCTGCCGAAGCATCTCAATGAGAACGCAGCACTGGAGCGCGTCGACCCCGACAAGGACGCCGACGGCCTGCACCCCACCAACCTGGGCCGGCTGGTGCTGAACATGCCGGCGCCGCTGCCGTGCACCCCGCGCGGCATCGTCCATCTGCTGCGCCGCTACGACGTGCCGATCGCCGGCGCGCACGTAGTGGTCATCGGCCGCGGTGTGACGGTGGGCCGTCCACTCGGGCTGCTGCTCACCCGGCGTTCGGAGAACGCAACAGTCACCTTGTGCCACACCGGAACTCGCGATCTGCCCGCGCTGACCAGGCAGGCCGACATCATCGTAGCCGGGGTCGGGGTGCCGCACATGCTGACCGCGGACATGGTCCGCCCCGGTGCTGCCGTCGTCGACGTCGGTGTCAGCCGGGTGGACGGCAAGCTCACCGGGGACGTGCATCCCGACGTGTGGGAGGTTGCCGGTCACATCTCACCCAACCCCGGTGGCGTCGGTCCGCTGACCCGTGCGTTCCTGCTGACCAACGTCGTCGAGCTGGCCGAACGGCAGTGA
- a CDS encoding DUF3017 domain-containing protein: MTVRAILGRAVRAQWPILLVGLIFLVAFVLAGANFWRRGSLLIGIGVGVAAVLRLALPDERAGLLVVRSRGTDFLTTASVGAAMVYVAWTIDPLGTG; the protein is encoded by the coding sequence ATGACGGTCCGGGCCATTCTGGGGCGCGCGGTGCGCGCCCAATGGCCGATCCTGCTCGTGGGGCTCATCTTCCTGGTGGCGTTCGTGCTGGCCGGCGCCAACTTCTGGCGCCGCGGCTCGCTGCTGATCGGCATCGGTGTCGGGGTTGCCGCCGTGTTGCGGCTGGCCCTGCCCGACGAGCGGGCCGGCCTGCTGGTGGTGCGCAGCCGGGGGACCGACTTCCTCACCACCGCGTCGGTGGGGGCCGCGATGGTCTACGTCGCGTGGACCATCGACCCGCTGGGGACGGGTTAG
- a CDS encoding NADH:flavin oxidoreductase — protein sequence MSAAPDVLSPAKLGPLTLRNRTIKSATFEARTPNALVTDDLIEYHRKPAAGGVGMTTVAYCAVSQGGRTEGNGIWMRPEAVPGFRRLTDAIHAEGAAVSAQIGHAGPVANARSNGATALAPVRFFNPIGMRFAKKASADDIDEVLADHAKAARFAVEAGFDAVEIHLGHNYLASAFLSPLINRRTDEFGGSLANRAKVARGLVMAVRRAVDQGPRQIAVTAKLNMSDGVRGGISNEESLITARWLEEDGGLDAIELTAGSSLVNPMYLFRGDAPLKEFAGAFKPPLRWGMRMTGTKFLREYPYQEAYLLKEAKLFRAELKLPLILLGGITNRETMDLAMAEGFDFVAMGRALLAEPDLINRIARDGASVRSACTHCNKCMPTIYSRTHCVVTGAPD from the coding sequence ATGTCTGCAGCCCCAGACGTTCTGAGCCCCGCCAAACTCGGTCCGTTGACCCTCCGAAACCGGACCATCAAGTCGGCGACATTCGAAGCCCGCACCCCGAATGCGCTGGTGACCGATGACCTGATCGAGTACCACCGCAAGCCCGCCGCCGGCGGGGTCGGGATGACGACCGTCGCGTACTGCGCCGTCTCCCAGGGCGGGCGCACCGAGGGCAACGGGATCTGGATGCGACCCGAGGCGGTACCGGGCTTCCGGCGGCTCACCGACGCAATCCACGCCGAAGGCGCCGCCGTCAGCGCACAGATCGGCCACGCCGGCCCGGTCGCCAACGCCCGCAGCAACGGAGCCACCGCGCTGGCCCCGGTGCGGTTCTTCAACCCGATCGGTATGCGGTTTGCCAAGAAGGCAAGCGCTGACGACATCGACGAGGTGCTCGCCGATCACGCCAAGGCAGCCCGATTCGCGGTGGAGGCCGGTTTCGACGCCGTCGAAATCCATTTGGGGCACAACTATCTGGCGAGTGCGTTCCTGTCCCCCCTGATCAACCGCCGCACCGACGAGTTCGGAGGTTCGCTGGCCAACCGGGCCAAGGTCGCTCGCGGGCTGGTGATGGCGGTGCGCCGGGCCGTCGACCAGGGCCCGCGGCAGATCGCCGTCACCGCCAAGCTCAACATGTCCGACGGCGTGCGCGGCGGCATCTCCAACGAGGAGTCGCTGATCACGGCCAGGTGGCTGGAGGAGGACGGCGGGCTGGACGCCATCGAACTGACGGCGGGCAGCTCGCTGGTCAATCCGATGTACCTGTTCCGCGGCGACGCGCCGCTGAAGGAGTTCGCCGGCGCCTTCAAGCCGCCGCTGCGCTGGGGCATGCGGATGACGGGCACCAAGTTCCTGCGCGAATATCCCTACCAAGAGGCTTACCTGCTCAAAGAGGCCAAGCTGTTCCGCGCCGAGTTGAAGCTGCCGCTGATTCTGCTGGGCGGCATCACCAACCGGGAGACGATGGACCTGGCGATGGCCGAGGGGTTCGACTTCGTCGCGATGGGTCGCGCGCTGCTGGCGGAGCCGGACCTGATCAACCGGATCGCCCGCGACGGGGCGAGCGTCCGGTCGGCCTGCACACACTGCAACAAGTGCATGCCGACCATCTACAGTCGCACCCACTGCGTGGTGACCGGGGCGCCGGACTAG
- a CDS encoding carboxymuconolactone decarboxylase family protein, which produces MRLAVLERGHSLPTKALFAVIRLMTRQPVVDAVKLALYRTDFYGAGPLTHEAMRGPSQWSVGDRELMAAVVSQANRCPFCVAAHSATSSQWYGDPAKVDAVLAEVDTAPVGEPLRATLRMLAKPCTADDIRAVLAKGVTPQQITDALNVALVFGITNRLANAFDFDVAGPEAMNAGAKHLLRRGYR; this is translated from the coding sequence ATGAGGCTCGCAGTCCTGGAACGCGGCCATTCCCTCCCGACCAAGGCGCTGTTCGCGGTCATCCGGCTGATGACCCGCCAGCCCGTGGTCGACGCCGTCAAGCTCGCCCTCTACCGCACCGACTTCTACGGAGCCGGGCCATTGACGCACGAGGCCATGCGCGGACCCTCGCAATGGTCCGTCGGCGACCGCGAGTTGATGGCCGCCGTTGTCTCCCAGGCCAACCGCTGCCCATTCTGCGTCGCCGCGCATTCCGCCACGTCCAGCCAGTGGTACGGCGACCCGGCAAAGGTGGATGCCGTCCTCGCAGAGGTGGACACCGCACCCGTCGGCGAGCCGCTGCGAGCCACCTTGCGCATGTTGGCCAAGCCATGCACCGCGGACGACATCCGTGCCGTGCTCGCCAAAGGCGTTACCCCGCAACAGATCACCGACGCGCTCAATGTCGCCCTGGTCTTCGGTATCACCAACCGGCTGGCCAACGCCTTCGATTTCGACGTTGCCGGACCGGAGGCCATGAACGCCGGAGCCAAGCATCTGCTCAGGCGCGGCTACCGGTGA
- a CDS encoding protein kinase domain-containing protein produces MEASEFGRYQLFELIGQGAMGEVYKAHDTVMGRDVAIKILPGERSRVPGFRERFSREALISARLTEPHIIPIHDTGEIDGRLYLVMPIIRGLDVDAALRRDGPMAPARAVRVVEQIAAALDAAHAHGLVHRDVKPSNALMTDHDFVYLIDFGIAQDNSASKLTTASRTVGTWAYMAPERLMSDVADARTDVYALACVLYECLTGDRPFPGELVAQQMTAHLTTPPPRPSERRPGVPVGFDDVVARGMAKDPADRYQSAGDLAVAAAAALATPRRGEAGDSLDPVEVGARVESPRSGAAPFAGLANTLQSGIGAASFPWPPPSEPDRPPYRGWEQFQPVDAGVFFGRDAELVRAMDALHGMRGSDEALFVVLGASGAGKSCFLRAGIVPRLQRIKRSYLVLDIVRPELRALTGACGLAQAICATRQRVGLHEPPLGDIKDACTRGDAAALRTWLLECRDAGGSPDAAAEREAPTVVLPLDQAEELFTADSGGEAAGFLALIRDLALAGDGEDRLPFIVAATVRTDRYEVMQTAPQLSGLQTRQFDLRPMDATQFHSVITGPAQRSTDGGRPLYLDEDLVRRLLADATAGADTLPLLSLTLAWLYRDYGSTGRLTAKPYDERGGIDGVVQAEIHELLASEPGERAEQLHRLRSAFIPWLATVNPDNDQPMRRLARWDDLPADSHPLLERFIERRLLMKDLRDGVVVVEVALESLLRLWEELAGWLTEESEDLKAADALERSAAEWRKKQREDAWLLHGPRLTAAENLAAKPGFCDRLNNVRDYLLASRQHENEQAALEKQRQVAELEAAKKLAAAETQAREQVQESAAALRQRSRILRAVLAGTSVIAVIAVVGAVVAVIMFKQATREARNALAAELDAQAAAVFSGTITDSNIRALTATLAAQRLRSDPAAGLGALYTAATVLNTTRIIISTPAPVATVAMSPDGRVMASGGGDAVVRLWNVSEPAHPRPLGSLGALGQGAAVASVAFSPDGRLLASGSADGAVRLWDVADPGHAGPLGEPLQGQGAGVASVAFSPGGRVLASGGGDGTVRLWDVADPRHAGLLGAPLLGQGKGLASLAFSPDGHVLATGGSDGRVRMWNLADPARPAPLAEPLSGHTRFVQDLAFSPDGRVLASGSGDGDIQLWDFADPAHPRPLGEPLLGHTGIVQSLAFSPDGHVLASGSDDDTVRLWDVSDPGHAGPLGGPLAGHSGNVPSIAFTPDGRTLASGSQDGNIQLWNLDTALPLQTQAGAVHSVVFSPDGHTLASGNEDATVRLWDVADPVHPRVLGQPLRGHTGAVESVEFSPDGHTLASGGDDGTVRLWDVADVAHPVPLGGPLTGGGAPVRSVAFSRDGHTVASGGDDATVRLWNVADSAHPVPLGAPLTGHSAPVRSVAFSPDGRTLASAGDDATIRLWNVTDHAVPLSQPFRRYMTAVYSVAFSPDGRTLASGSGDDTVLLWNVTDPARPSSLGRPLHGNTGYVYQVAFSPDGHTLAAGSADHDVQLWDLEDPAHAHPLGQPLMSDTDSVLSVAFSPDGRSLASGSADTTVRLSPTPLDATAKLLCSKLTSNVSHEDWQQWISPKVGYITLCPELPVAQ; encoded by the coding sequence TTGGAAGCGAGCGAATTCGGTCGATACCAACTGTTCGAGCTGATCGGCCAGGGCGCCATGGGCGAGGTGTACAAGGCCCACGACACCGTCATGGGACGCGACGTGGCCATCAAGATCCTGCCTGGCGAGCGGAGCCGCGTTCCGGGGTTTCGCGAGCGATTCAGCCGGGAGGCGCTGATCTCGGCGCGGTTGACCGAACCGCACATCATCCCCATTCACGACACCGGCGAAATCGACGGACGTCTCTATCTGGTGATGCCGATCATCCGTGGGCTCGATGTGGACGCCGCGTTGCGGCGCGACGGTCCGATGGCTCCGGCGCGAGCCGTGCGGGTCGTCGAACAGATCGCCGCCGCCCTGGATGCGGCGCACGCCCATGGTCTGGTCCACCGCGACGTCAAGCCGTCCAACGCCCTGATGACCGACCACGACTTCGTCTACCTGATCGATTTCGGTATCGCTCAAGACAATTCGGCTTCCAAATTGACCACCGCGAGCCGCACCGTCGGCACCTGGGCCTACATGGCGCCGGAACGATTGATGAGCGACGTCGCCGATGCGCGCACCGATGTCTACGCGTTGGCCTGCGTGCTCTACGAATGCCTGACCGGCGACCGGCCGTTCCCCGGAGAGCTTGTGGCACAACAGATGACGGCGCACCTGACCACCCCGCCCCCGCGGCCGAGCGAGCGCCGGCCCGGAGTGCCGGTCGGGTTCGACGACGTCGTCGCCCGCGGAATGGCGAAGGACCCCGCCGACCGTTACCAGAGCGCCGGTGATCTGGCGGTGGCCGCGGCCGCCGCTTTGGCGACGCCGCGGCGCGGGGAAGCCGGCGACAGCCTCGACCCCGTCGAGGTGGGCGCGCGCGTCGAGTCACCGCGCAGCGGCGCCGCCCCGTTCGCTGGACTGGCCAACACGCTGCAGAGCGGCATCGGCGCGGCGTCATTCCCGTGGCCACCGCCCTCGGAGCCGGACCGGCCGCCCTATCGCGGATGGGAGCAATTCCAGCCGGTCGACGCCGGGGTGTTTTTCGGTCGCGACGCCGAGTTGGTGCGGGCCATGGACGCACTGCACGGGATGCGGGGCAGCGACGAGGCGCTGTTCGTCGTGCTGGGGGCATCCGGAGCGGGCAAGTCGTGTTTTCTGCGCGCGGGCATCGTGCCCCGGCTGCAGAGAATCAAGCGCAGCTATCTCGTGCTGGACATCGTCCGGCCCGAGCTCAGGGCGCTGACCGGGGCGTGTGGCCTGGCGCAGGCGATTTGCGCCACCCGGCAGCGAGTCGGCCTGCACGAGCCGCCGTTGGGCGACATCAAGGATGCCTGCACCCGCGGCGACGCCGCGGCGCTGCGGACCTGGCTGCTGGAATGCCGGGACGCCGGGGGCTCGCCCGATGCGGCTGCCGAGCGCGAAGCGCCGACCGTCGTGCTGCCGCTGGATCAGGCCGAAGAGCTGTTCACCGCCGACAGCGGCGGCGAGGCCGCCGGTTTCCTGGCGCTGATCCGAGATCTGGCGCTCGCCGGGGACGGCGAGGACCGGCTGCCGTTCATCGTGGCGGCGACCGTCCGCACCGACCGCTACGAGGTGATGCAGACCGCGCCGCAGCTTTCCGGGCTGCAGACCCGACAGTTCGACCTGCGGCCGATGGACGCGACCCAGTTCCACAGCGTGATTACTGGCCCGGCGCAGCGATCCACCGACGGTGGGCGTCCGCTGTACCTCGACGAGGATCTGGTGCGCCGCCTGCTGGCCGACGCCACCGCCGGCGCCGACACGCTTCCGTTGCTGTCGCTGACCCTGGCCTGGCTGTACCGCGACTACGGGTCGACGGGCCGGCTGACCGCCAAGCCCTATGACGAGCGGGGCGGTATCGACGGCGTCGTGCAAGCTGAGATCCACGAGCTGCTGGCATCGGAACCCGGTGAGCGCGCCGAGCAGCTGCACCGGCTGCGGTCCGCCTTCATTCCGTGGTTGGCCACCGTCAATCCCGACAACGACCAGCCGATGCGACGGCTGGCGCGCTGGGACGACCTGCCTGCTGACAGTCATCCGCTGCTGGAGCGTTTCATCGAGCGCCGGTTGCTGATGAAAGACCTGCGCGACGGGGTGGTGGTTGTCGAGGTCGCGCTGGAAAGCCTGCTGCGGCTGTGGGAAGAGCTGGCCGGTTGGCTGACGGAGGAGAGCGAAGACCTCAAGGCCGCTGACGCTCTGGAGCGCAGTGCCGCCGAGTGGCGCAAGAAGCAGCGTGAGGACGCCTGGCTGCTGCACGGCCCCCGGCTGACCGCAGCCGAAAACCTGGCCGCCAAGCCAGGATTCTGTGACCGCCTGAACAACGTCCGTGACTACCTGCTCGCCTCGCGCCAGCATGAGAACGAACAGGCGGCGCTGGAAAAGCAGCGCCAGGTCGCCGAACTCGAGGCCGCCAAGAAGCTCGCCGCCGCGGAAACCCAAGCGCGCGAACAGGTTCAGGAGAGCGCCGCGGCCCTACGCCAGCGGAGCCGGATCCTGCGCGCGGTCCTCGCCGGAACGTCCGTCATCGCCGTCATCGCCGTCGTCGGCGCGGTGGTGGCTGTGATCATGTTCAAGCAGGCCACCCGCGAAGCGCGCAACGCGCTGGCCGCGGAACTCGATGCCCAGGCCGCCGCGGTGTTCTCCGGAACCATCACGGACAGCAACATTCGCGCGCTGACCGCCACCCTGGCCGCGCAACGGTTGCGTTCGGACCCCGCGGCCGGACTCGGCGCGCTCTACACCGCTGCCACGGTGCTGAATACCACGCGCATCATCATCTCCACCCCGGCCCCGGTCGCCACGGTGGCGATGAGCCCGGACGGACGCGTCATGGCTTCCGGTGGCGGCGACGCAGTCGTGCGTCTGTGGAACGTCAGCGAGCCGGCACACCCGCGCCCACTGGGTTCACTGGGTGCACTGGGGCAGGGCGCCGCGGTGGCCAGTGTCGCGTTCAGTCCCGATGGGCGCCTGCTGGCCTCCGGTAGCGCTGATGGCGCGGTGCGGTTGTGGGACGTCGCCGACCCAGGGCATGCGGGTCCGCTGGGCGAACCTCTGCAGGGCCAGGGAGCTGGGGTGGCCAGCGTGGCGTTCAGCCCCGGCGGACGCGTGCTGGCCTCCGGCGGCGGTGATGGCACGGTGCGGTTGTGGGACGTCGCCGACCCGCGGCATGCGGGTTTGCTGGGAGCGCCCCTGCTGGGCCAGGGCAAAGGTCTTGCCAGTCTGGCGTTCAGTCCCGACGGGCACGTCTTGGCCACCGGTGGCAGCGACGGCAGGGTGCGAATGTGGAATCTCGCCGACCCGGCACGTCCGGCCCCGCTGGCCGAACCTCTGTCGGGTCACACCCGTTTCGTGCAGGACCTGGCCTTCAGCCCGGACGGGCGGGTGCTGGCTTCCGGCAGCGGTGACGGCGACATCCAGTTGTGGGATTTCGCCGACCCGGCACACCCGAGGCCACTGGGTGAGCCGCTGCTGGGACACACCGGGATTGTGCAAAGTCTGGCCTTCAGCCCGGACGGACACGTCCTGGCCTCCGGTAGCGACGACGACACCGTGCGACTGTGGGACGTCTCAGATCCGGGACACGCCGGCCCGCTGGGCGGGCCCTTGGCCGGTCACAGCGGAAATGTGCCCAGCATCGCGTTCACCCCGGACGGACGCACACTGGCCTCGGGGAGTCAGGACGGCAACATCCAGCTGTGGAACCTGGACACCGCGCTGCCGCTCCAAACGCAGGCCGGCGCCGTGCACAGTGTGGTGTTCAGTCCGGACGGGCACACCCTGGCCTCGGGAAACGAAGACGCAACCGTCCGGTTGTGGGATGTCGCGGACCCGGTACACCCGCGAGTGCTGGGTCAGCCGCTGCGGGGTCACACCGGCGCCGTTGAAAGTGTGGAGTTCAGTCCCGACGGGCACACCCTGGCTTCCGGTGGTGACGATGGCACCGTCCGGTTGTGGGATGTCGCGGACGTGGCGCATCCGGTTCCGTTGGGTGGGCCGCTCACGGGTGGCGGCGCACCGGTTCGCAGCGTCGCGTTCAGCCGCGACGGGCACACCGTGGCCTCCGGTGGCGACGATGCCACCGTCCGGTTGTGGAATGTCGCGGACTCAGCGCATCCGGTTCCGCTGGGCGCGCCGCTCACCGGTCATAGCGCGCCCGTGCGCAGTGTCGCCTTCAGTCCCGACGGGCGCACCCTGGCCTCCGCTGGCGACGATGCCACCATCCGGTTGTGGAACGTCACTGACCATGCGGTGCCGCTGAGTCAGCCGTTTCGCCGGTATATGACCGCGGTTTACAGCGTGGCCTTCAGCCCCGACGGACGCACCCTCGCTTCCGGCAGTGGCGATGACACCGTCTTGCTGTGGAACGTCACCGACCCGGCGCGCCCGAGCTCGCTGGGCCGTCCGCTGCACGGAAACACCGGTTACGTCTATCAAGTGGCGTTCAGTCCGGACGGTCACACATTGGCGGCGGGCAGCGCCGATCACGATGTGCAGCTGTGGGACCTGGAAGATCCGGCCCACGCGCACCCGCTGGGCCAACCCCTGATGAGCGATACCGACTCCGTCCTGAGTGTCGCGTTCAGTCCCGACGGTCGGAGCCTGGCTTCGGGTAGTGCCGACACCACCGTGCGACTTTCACCCACCCCGCTTGACGCGACCGCCAAGCTGCTGTGTTCGAAGCTGACGTCGAACGTCAGTCACGAGGACTGGCAGCAGTGGATCTCGCCGAAGGTCGGGTACATCACGCTGTGTCCGGAGTTGCCGGTCGCGCAGTAG
- a CDS encoding DUF732 domain-containing protein, producing the protein MQPWRHQPLTVRLLAGTACLLTAGAAFAAPAEASPVDDAFITALSNAGVNYGDPINAENLGKSVCPILAQPGGSFNTAASRVFASQSGMSPEMAGMFTTIAIQMYCPSVMADVAAGKVPGALQQIPGVGSIPGLAGIPGMPGS; encoded by the coding sequence ATGCAGCCATGGCGTCACCAACCCCTGACCGTCCGGCTATTGGCCGGAACCGCCTGCCTGCTGACCGCGGGCGCGGCGTTCGCCGCCCCGGCCGAGGCCAGCCCCGTCGACGACGCATTCATCACCGCGCTGAGCAATGCCGGCGTCAACTACGGCGACCCGATCAACGCCGAGAACCTGGGCAAGTCGGTCTGTCCGATCCTGGCCCAGCCCGGTGGGTCGTTCAACACGGCCGCTTCCCGCGTGTTCGCCAGCCAGAGCGGCATGTCGCCCGAGATGGCCGGGATGTTCACCACCATCGCGATCCAGATGTACTGCCCGTCGGTGATGGCCGACGTCGCCGCCGGCAAGGTGCCGGGCGCACTGCAGCAGATCCCGGGCGTCGGCAGCATTCCGGGCCTGGCCGGGATTCCGGGGATGCCGGGGTCCTGA